ttgtttaatGTCAGCTGGAATAAAACAAGAGTGAGACAGATTTTAGGAGGAGGAACGTTCGCACACGTCGGTTACTTTCATTATACATGAGGATGCCACtatgcaaacacaaagtgaGTGAGCTGGCTAATGAATTACTACAATCAACTTTGGCTGGTGACCAAGTTTAACTGACTGGAAGCACCTCTCTCTGAATGGAAAACATGTACTTTGGCTTAAAACTGTGATAATGAAAGTGAGAGCTGAACAAGGCGGGAAGGCCAAGGGAGTTCCCAGCTTTAGTTTCCTcatgcaaatatttaaaatttgttaaaaaacaaacagaaaaaaaacacaaatctataACAATTCAAATAAGAGTGCACCTCCATTGTTAATGAGAGAATAATCACAACATGGCAGATCCTCAACATCCCTTCGATTTGACACTGCAACAAAAGCTAAACAAAATCTGATAGAAGCGActtcttttaaaataatataaaatacgaTTTCTGGGTCGCTCTAAGCCACAAATATGTGGTCAATCTGGATAAACATAACCGCGATGCCGCCccgccccacacacacatgcaattttttttttttgcatgatgtGCAAACTGTGACACTGTCATGTGCACGCAAATATCTGCTAGGTTTCCTGTTttaagcttttttaaaataaaataaaataaaataagacgAAGTAGCTTAAATGAGTGATATCactcaaagtaaaaaaaaaaaaaaggggggagctCACTGTATCAACTTGAACCAGCAACAACATATCACTCATATGTCAGTGTGCATTATAATTAGCCAGATGGTGATAAATTAAACTGTTtgggtgtttaaaaaaaataaaatcatacgCATAggtgaatgtgaaaaaaaaaaaaacacgcacaGTGTAATCGCTCCCTGGTTGTGCACCACCACTCTGAACTTGTCCCAGGGAGCTAGCGGGCCAGCAGGCGTAGCTTGCGGGGCTGCGAGAAAAACAATCCTGGGTGAAGCTAACGGCCGGCTAACGGCTGGCTAACGGCCGGCTAACCCCCGGCTAACGGCAGGCTAACGGCCAGCTAACGGCCGGCTAACGGCTGGCTAACGGCTGGCTTCGATGTTTGCATGTACACATTACCTGACAGAAGTTGTCGCAGTACTCCGTGGAGGATGCTATGGACATTTCTTGCTGCCTGAGCACGTCTTCAAAGGCTCTCAGTGTGGCCAGTAAGGTTTCCATCGCAACCAGAGTGTCCTCGGCCGTATCCAGGGCCCGGTCGCTCCATTCGTGCTCTGGTTCGACATTATTCTCCGCCATCTTCGCTCTCCGCCACGGCGCGTATGCAGTGCAGTCTGACGCCGCCTTCATGTGCTGTCGGAATATTTAAACACATCGGTTCAACTTCACCGGagactgagaggaggaggaggaggaggaggagcggggtgctctgtggaaatgtgtgtgttaagttTGTTGGTTTTATTATATAGTAGGTTGTTGTTActttaaatctatttatttctatattttctgcAGGTATTTATATGCAAATAAGCTAAATTATGCCTAAAAATGTGGCAtagtttttaaattttcatgCCTTTTTCATATCACACTGTTTCATAACAACTTAAATTCAGTTGCATGCCTCATTATATACAATCTATTCTTATTTATTATCAAAACACAGCGCCATCGAGGTGACTTTTAAAACTACGAAGTGTGCACCAACGTAACATGTCACGTAGCCTGCGTATAACTTCCCTGCTGGGTCCACTTATCAGTAAAATAACACTACACCGAACAAACGTGCTATTTATAGTGAGCAAACATGATTCAACTGCTGCATTTGATGCTTTTTCACttaatatgtatatgtattatattataaaagaGATAGAGATTGGTTTATTAAAGAAACATGCAGAATATAGGCGTATTTGTGTTACTTGTTGGGTTAATTATTAATGGTACTCACAGttcatatctccattacagtttatagttagttgatgatttgctgctgctgctgtgcatctgtgtctctctatctctatcacaggttccactgctactgtaatcattttatcattcattgtaattcattgtcattttatcagtcattgtaattgtacaatctgtttgtgttgatttgtcctgtaaacgtgacatctattgcacgtctgtctgtcctgggagagggatccctcctctgtggctcttcctgaggtttcttccaccttttttcactgttaaaatgtgactttgggctatacaaataaaatgaaatttgatATAGGGATTGTACCATGACAGGCTCGTCTTATCTTGTCTGTAAAGTGGTGGTATTTGGTGCCACCTACAGGTGTATCTTTAACTTTTCTCTGACCCGGATGTAAACTGCATCCTTCTCGGTCACACGTGTGTAAGGTAAGCAAAGCTAAAGCTGATACGCgaaggttgtttttttagtaGAAAATCCGCTTTATGACTGACTGTCTTGATCCGAGGGTTTCTGATGAGcacatattttaattaaaaagattaaTTTGGCGGCACAAATCAgccagtttagttttttttaagacttCTACGTTGGTCGACATCTGGAGCTTCTGTTTTCTATTTACTCGACAGTCACATAAGAAAGTATTCAGCAGATTTTAAAGGTACATATCGCCAATGTGACGTGTAATGATTAATCCGACAAGTAATCTATTACATCTGTCTATCTGGCTTTTAGTGGCCTTGAacaagattttatttgtatctcTCAAACACTCCTAGTGCAgtcaacaaatcacacacaccgTTAAtaactgaacaaacacacacagagacacacatcaGATCAATGTACTTTATTTAAGAGTTGAGAGAAGCTACAAACTGTAAGACTGTGTGAAAAGTAAACACAAATTGTTCTGCGGGATATTTTtgtgcaagaaaaaaataaactagtTTTTATCAAACTAGATTCTGTTTGGATTTGTCAGATTTTTCTCATCATGTCTTTCACACAttaactgaatatttactgaagACTACAATGGCAGTTCATCTTCTGACACCTTGGCATCTAAATTAAGATATTAAAATGGTACCGTCTGACAAATAAGAGCGAGGATAGGCTAAATACCAAAGCACGATGAAGCAGGACAATTAAACATACATAATTCCATATTTTCATGAGGAAGTGGCTTTGAGGCATCCTACTAGGTAAGGCGAGTAGGTCAGTCTGTAGGCAATGAACCAAAAggggtggccggttcaagtccagcatggaccaaaatacggagggtggactggtaggtggagaggtgccagttcaccttgCGGGCACTGCTGAGTTGCCCATGAGCAAGGTACTGAACACCTAACTGCTAACACCCATCACTCCACCGTCCCTTCACTTGCAtgtgtcttcattttctttaattaatacCAAAAATGTACGAGCTTATGAAATTAGTTAATTGCATGAGTATCACAGTCAATGCGTAAGAGTTGGAAGCTCCTGTGCGAATCATTCAACTTAACACCACTTAACGTAGATATCAACCGTGTGTTTAAGTCAGCAGCCGGCCCTGCATGTATTCATTTAATGCAGTTTGACTTGTTTGATCCAGTCCTCTAGGATCCACCATGGGCAagtccaaacaaacaggaaaccacaagaGTGACAAGAAGAAGCACATCGCAAAGACATGGAAGACAAAGCGCAAAACCAAAGACCTGGACCAGATCCACTCAGACATGAAGCCTGAGACCGCAAACAAGCTCCTACATCAGGAGGTGGACTACGATGTGACAGGATGTGCACAACACTACTGCTTACATTGCGCGTAAGTTTGTGGATATAACAGAAAATTAGGCTCTCCATTGGTTATTTGCAACTCAAACAATTGctcttattaataataattgtgtcTGGCAGGCTGTGTTGAAGGCTTTTTATGCAAAATAGATCTTGATGATTTCTCTTTTATGTCTTGCAGGAGATATTTTGTGGATATGAGATCCATGAAGGAGCACTTCAAGAGCAAAGTGCACAAAAGACGGTAAGGCACCTTATCTCATAGAAGACATCTGTGTTTTATATACTTGCATTTTTTCAAGTGGCATGTCTGTCCCCTATAACTATTTCATGGTCGTAGTTTCAGAGCTTACCGCTTCTTTTTTCTTCGTGCAGGTTgaagcagctcagagaggagcCCTACACccaggcagaggcagagagggcaGCAGGTATGGGCTCCTACATCCCTCCAAAAAAAGTTGAAGTGAAGACCCAGCCTGTGGAAGAGAACATGGACTGAGAGCTTCTCACTTCTAACCCATGGACTGATACACACAATAACAGAAGCATTAACAAAATGGATCATGCTTCAGTTATTCCTCATcacaaatgttaaatattttttgtgacACTTCAAGCCTGGCTGTGGCCAGAATCAGGAAAGCCTTACCTTTAATGCTGGGTAATGTAATGCAACATGTACCTATGTAAATATTGAGTATGTGTAGAACTGTGTGGAATGCTAATAAACTAAAACATACAGTGGATTAAGCAAGATTGCATCAATGTGATATTACACAGCGTGGatagagcagcagcagtttccCAACCTGAGGGTGACAGCTTAAATGATCTGAAAGACAACGTTCATGACTttgttattcatgttttcattcactgGAAGTTAATACATAGTGAAATACTGAACAGGTTTGGTTCGTTTCTGCTCATGGAGCTTTTTAGGTCAGGCAGAATCTAATGTTTACTGTTGATCCACTGTGTTCGCTTGATTCCAGGGCTGTAGTACGTTTTATATCTACAGCAACCCGGAGCGTCGACATGGGCAGTGTGCAGGATCAGACCGGATTatacaagacaaaacacaaacaattacaaaagtagaaacacacagagtgttttgtattttaattggGCATGTTTCCCTAATCTTTGATGACATAGCAtggtcattttatgatttagtACGGCAAATATCTTGCATATTGTTCCTTTTAagatgaaattacatttttcccTTTTCCACTTCATTGTTCATTTGAATTGAGGAAACATGTCCACGGTgatgttttgcatttaaataatgtaaatcaAACAAGAATCAAAAGTAAAGGAATCTGCTTTGGTGAATTGGTGGACAACAATAATAGACATagtacaataaaaatataaagatgaaAGTATTGCAAATCAagaagcaaaaataaacaacattaaaaataaaaagacagcatGTGCAatagttatttaaatgaaagagCAGTACAGGAACGTGCAAACATTGTCCAGGGAATGTGTTCACAGTATGAAGTATAACAAATGTTCATGTAACACAGGGTATAAACTTGGGTGGGGATCCTGGGTCTATTAGTGATGAGGCCAGCTATTGTGGCGTGAGTTTTTGGTCCTGATGGTttgcatgaaaaacaagaagctAGAAACACTGTTTGGTTGAGTGTACACACATCCTGAAATGAGGGGCCAAGTCACACATGGACTCATATCAGAAAAGTTGGGAACAATGAGGTTAGAGAGACTGTGCTTTAGTTGGAGGCCATGGATTCATATCTTGGTACAGGCAATATTTAACCATATAAACTTAAGGTGCTATTGATTCAATGATTTCTCTGGCAGTGTAATACCACATATCCAGATAATGACATCCTCCCAGTGTGTATCAATGTGGGGTTCTTTTGCATAACAAGTATTTATGAATGAAGTTATTGCGAGTTTGAGATTATACCACAGACATTTCTATTGTGCAGTCCAGCAGAAACACTTCCTCTGGCAGACATGAAGTTACAAAAACTGTAATGACTGTCTTCTTTGGCAGACAAACATGTAATTGCAGCTTGTTAGCAGACATTCCTGGGATGAACGAGACAGCCCTGCTCCTTTAAATGGGACTACTGTTCCAGCGCTTCGGCTAAGCTGGAGAGGATGGAGACAAACTTccggtcaacacttttaaaaaataaaaacatcaacgGTGAACTAGCTAGATTTAGATTATCtatatgtattttatgattCGGTCATAATttgtaaactaataaaaaaataaaaaaacatttaagtgaAGAAGCGATACCGAGTGTGGACTTGGTTGGTTACCGCAAACAAACGATTTAATAACATCCCGCAAAGAAAAGTAGACACCCGTGAGATCACTTTTAAGACATTTAAGCAGGTGGGTGACATGTCAGGAATAACGTCTTGACTTTTCTCCCACGATATCTGCATGTAACAGACCAAATCATGGATTAACGTACGGATATTATATATAcgagtgcttttattttgacaccaCAAACGCAGCACATCCGGTTTCCTCCTAGGTTTTATAAAGGCTCGCTTGACGCGCTCCGGTCCAGATGGTTGTGGGCTTGATGTGGAGGAATAAGAAATCTAGCTAACGTTTCACAGCTGCTGCCAGCGAGTGTGACGGCCGGAAAAGACGCGCGGTCCCCGGCTTGGAAGATAACAGAACAGCCGGGACACTTTAAGGAGGGGAGAAACTTTACACTAACCGTTTTTTGGAGGTGGTGGGGGACGTTATCCGACGGCAATGCCCTCGTCTAAATAGCTGTCGTGGAGGTCGAGGATGGCCGCAGACGTGGATAAAAAACCCACCGAGGATGGGAGCAGAATTACGCCGCAGAGTGAGCACCGGAGCCCGGGCTCTGGATCCTGGATCTCCAAGGCGCTGTGGACTCTACTTGTAGTCGGTGCCGTGCCTCTTCTCGCCTTTGGGATCAAGTATTACCAAGATGCCCAGCTCCTGAAACGTCATGTGAGATCCACATCTGTTATAACGTTATCTATGGCtcataattaaacatttaaacacttaaaatttaaatatgcatTATGTCATGTAACACtcagaaaatgcaaattcacTATAAATTAATGTCTTAATTCAAAGTTTGCACTGAACTACtgctacatttctttttataatatataatgacTGTATGGACGTTTTGATGTGTGTTATTTCTCAGACAGCAAGTCACCAcatctgcagttttctttttccacccCTTGGTGTTTTATTAGGGGGGCTGGATCTGTGCCACAGCTGCTAAAACTCAACCCTCCTGTTTTAATCCACGTTTGTTTGGCCACAGAGGGTCTCCCAAGTTGTTCTCTTGTacctcctcccccccttctccctccATTGTACAGGCGCTAGTAGGCACGCATCtgtctggggaaaaaaaaaaaaggtggtcTGACTCCAACACACATGCGAGGAATCTGTGGCCTCTGGGCTGATCTTTGTCCAAACTGGACTGCTCGAACGCAGAAAAGACCAAATACTTCAGTAGAAGATCATGCATCAACAGTGTCCCCcacaaaatatttgtgtttttatgtgatgaGACAGCTCACTGTCCTAGTTCAGATGCCACATTGAAATCCCTGAAGCGTGTCATGATGACAGTAAAGATCACTCTAACGCTCCTGTCCCTCCATTAGGAGGAGAGTATCCGGACTCTGGGTGCCGAGGggctttttctcttctcctccttggACACTGACCACGACCTTTATCTCAGTCCGGAGGAGTTTAAACCCATTGCAGAGAAACTCACAGGTAAGACACTTTATCTCTCTTGTCAAATGTCCCATTTAATCAATGCCTGCCTCTTCCCCTCACACTAAAAACCCTGCATTGGCCTTGGCAGGAATTACACCCCCGGTGGACTTTGAGGAGGAAGTGACCCATGATCCCAATGGAGAGACTTTAATCTTGGAGGCCAAAATGCAGCCGCTGCTGCTGGACTCCATGACAAAGAGCAAGGATGGTTTCCTTGGGGTAAGATGAGGCCAAACTATTGTTGATTTATTGTCCTGTTTGTCTTGACTACTGCTTGATAAATCACAGAAGAGGCTGCGACAAGGGTTTTAAGTTCAGTCACACATTCACAGCGATTTCTCAAAAGTTCATGcacttttattatcattatccaTCACAGCAAAATACTGTGAATTAATTAGATTTCACTCAAAATGTGTAGAGAATAGATTTATAATCATCTCAGACTGATTCACTTGAAGCAAACAATTGGCTCATAGTAAGCGGACTCCCTCTTGCTCTTGCAGGTGTCTCACAGCTCTCTGAATGGTCTGCGCTCCTGGAAGAGCCCAGCAGTGCCTTCGTCTTCCTTCTCCGCCAGCCAGTTCAGGGCGTTCCTGCCCCCAAAGAACAAGGTCGACGTGGGAGACACGTGGTGGGTGATTCCCAGCGAGCTCAACATCTTCACCGGGTACCTGCCCAACAATCGGTACCACCCGCCGTCGCCGAAGGGCAACAAAGAGGTATCCTTTAAAAACTCATCACCGTTTAGAGTCACATTAGGTTGAGTGATAACCAGACTGTATATTAATGGATGTTCTTCTCTCGCTGCAGGTTCTCATCCACTCCTTGTTGAATATGTTCCACCCTCGGCCCTTCATCAAATCACGTTTTGCTCCTCAGGGCACAGTCGCCTGCATTCGTGCCAGCAACGACTTTTATTATGACATCGTCTTCAGGTGAGGAGCAATTCAGGAGGAGACGTAAAACAGCATAGTGGTGCCTTGACAGTCCGTATGCTTCACATTAGTGCTGACTAATATTCAGAACATGCTATAAATATTAATGGTGACGTCCTCCTTGGCAGGCAGCCATTGATTTCAGTTTAAAATCAGCATGCAGAGACCGATTCACCCCAGCGAGTCTACCTTACTTTTTTGTGCTAATGCAGTACCTCACATGAATCTACGGATTCAGTCAGCCGCTGAAGAGCAACGTTGTTAATGCGAGAAACCACGAAACACATACTTTGcattgcatgtttgtttgttttagactGTTGTTATGACATCTCGCGGTGCTTTTACCATCAGATGTGCAGAGGTTGAAGAGTTTTCAAAACAGCCTCCCACATGACTGTAATGTAACATCAGCGAATATAAATATGTCTGTTTAGAAACTGACGAATCTCAAAGTTTAAAGTCTGCTGACTCgttctcttcacctctgcagGATTCACGCAGAATTCCAGCTCAACGATGTTCCAGACTTTCCCTTCTGGTTCACCCCGGGCCAGTTCACTGGCAACATCATTCTGTCTAAAGATGCGTCTCACGTCCGACATTTCCAACTCTACGTCCCCAATGACAGGTACGTCCTCACACTCTCTCCACTCAGCACACTGTCGTCAGCTACTGCAGTTGTTCATGTTAAATGTCCCGTCCTGTCTCAGGTCTCTGAATGTGGACATGGAGTGGCTGTATGGGGCCAGTGAGAGCAGCAACATGGAGGTGGACATCGGATACCTGCCACAGGTACAGCTGTGGCTCTGTTACTTTATAGATGTGATACTGCAGCACCTCCTGTTCACATCTTAGTGTAGCTATATGATGGAGAAGTGCCAGAAATATGTTAAAGATCACAGAATAATTCCTTTTAAGTTTTGTTTGCTCGAGCATGTCATGTTTTCTCACGAaacatttccttgtttttgtgtctacAGTTAGAGCTGCAGTCCACAGGCCCATCCACTCCCTCCGTCATCATGGATGAGGAGGGCAATATCATCGACAGCCGAGACGCCAGCCGCGAGCCGATCCAGTTCGTCTTTGAGGACATCCACTGGACCTCAGAGCTCAGTCGGCAAGAAGCCACTCGCCGGCTGGATGTCACTTTCTACCCCTTCAAGAGGGTAAATGTCAACAAAGCATTTATTCAACACGCTGTTGCTTTATCACAGCCGTTTCATTGTTCTCCTCGTGCTCCCTCCCAGGTGTCCTACCTGCCTTTTTCAGAGGCCTTTGAACGAgctgaagcagaaaataaactgGTGCATTCCATTCTGCTTTGGGGAGCATTAGACGACCAGTCCTGCTGAGGTAAAATCATCGATCAAAGTCTTGCCTGCTGTTACTGAGAGCTGAGAGAAGATTTAAAACACAAGGCTAGAAATTGGCTGCATCCAAAAAATGGGATAGAAACAGGTTTATGTACGAGagtctggaaaaaaacagtttagtaCTTTATTCTTCAGTCAGTAGAGACAGCTTACCATTAGAAGTACCTTAAatcagttttatatatatttattacagGGGTAGATGAGCTGAATTCTggaatatttttatgttttgtgtaatAAAGCTGTGCTTTTATTGAAAAGTGAAGCCACAGTCAACTTCCAGGCCACCTGAGCAAAGATATTTTAAAGTGGCTCTATTTAACTTTGAAAAGAAAGTAA
This DNA window, taken from Larimichthys crocea isolate SSNF chromosome XXIV, L_crocea_2.0, whole genome shotgun sequence, encodes the following:
- the znf593 gene encoding zinc finger protein 593: MGKSKQTGNHKSDKKKHIAKTWKTKRKTKDLDQIHSDMKPETANKLLHQEVDYDVTGCAQHYCLHCARYFVDMRSMKEHFKSKVHKRRLKQLREEPYTQAEAERAAGMGSYIPPKKVEVKTQPVEENMD
- the selenon gene encoding selenoprotein N — its product is MAADVDKKPTEDGSRITPQSEHRSPGSGSWISKALWTLLVVGAVPLLAFGIKYYQDAQLLKRHEESIRTLGAEGLFLFSSLDTDHDLYLSPEEFKPIAEKLTGITPPVDFEEEVTHDPNGETLILEAKMQPLLLDSMTKSKDGFLGVSHSSLNGLRSWKSPAVPSSSFSASQFRAFLPPKNKVDVGDTWWVIPSELNIFTGYLPNNRYHPPSPKGNKEVLIHSLLNMFHPRPFIKSRFAPQGTVACIRASNDFYYDIVFRIHAEFQLNDVPDFPFWFTPGQFTGNIILSKDASHVRHFQLYVPNDRSLNVDMEWLYGASESSNMEVDIGYLPQLELQSTGPSTPSVIMDEEGNIIDSRDASREPIQFVFEDIHWTSELSRQEATRRLDVTFYPFKRVSYLPFSEAFERAEAENKLVHSILLWGALDDQSCUGSGRTLRETVLESSPVLALLNQSFISSWSLVKELENMQADEQNRKLSEKARLHLESYNFPVEMMVALPNGTIVHHINANYFLDQTSMKPEEEGATFSFSGGFEDPSTSTYISFLKEGLEKAKEYLAQ